In Malassezia vespertilionis chromosome 7, complete sequence, the following proteins share a genomic window:
- the SKI3 gene encoding Superkiller protein 3 (EggNog:ENOG503NU3G; BUSCO:EOG09260779; COG:A), with protein sequence MAGDKQALREVRALIRQGSWDAAEKNVANVFSLVFHGLIQLHRGNLAESEASYTLATEVDPDQTLAWQGLDKFYTTQAQWPALCRVLTHLAHAHAGAGDAAMLGAVLVRIVDVQKAHGSAAEYATALLAFTPSSPFYALLAHLPVPDQTNPHANVSYDAQMYMHARALPLALELVSLLEKQDAGTIEARVQHEKSTLAGAKLGMSVLRANAVADVLEVSHLPMLLEHLLSLPQADDTVRRNAEAKLLRHYHRLSTAAPLHGPAADLRLKEAAYTRTMELAHGMVLLQIPDELAWRTWLEWNDWTLETLPYPLLLQYVELFPNGPRTPSFRALLGLVRDAGYLERVLTREQASEEADLLQLAAEGFARAKSSLLCERIALLFYMLDKDYALALDVVQDALAVLDDMRASTGRAFPRIGIEIESQLAVVYTHAAPRKPREAAGLVQHVLRHDPQNMNALLSNAYLHKAAHEHEATLRAFEATLRTAKAQATAAAHARDLTALRLSPDAVQEAETELGAALLGAGDLDAAHKHMLALLDAYDQPTNVFGAEQRAKLHFLLGKVYWAMNARQSQAYHHFVVAVQRSPLFAPAFTALGEYYEAVQDAVRASKCFQKAFEMDASEYGAARRLVEQFAEQRAWDVVEVIARRVVEAEGGLGVLTGQSHAVHLSRNPWVWKAIGMVEAQQHRPEKAVRALQVALRASPDDTDAWVRMGEAYLAFGRATAALKTFGRALQMRGAEDTAHAWHILYNVAMAQRALGHFDRAIAIFARILAQHPEQSSVCAVLAETRMLEARRLGTMGYTTRTCAALHSALCDAARALQLDKLLRTAWKVAGDACFFLSQLAGEGNARVALRALLHSLVLLQGQLHLDARLPISAVSVEMLVTPIPAADDCSAVHVETYAAHAVLFYKYLVVANAQNVRAAALAWADLAAGLQRYASVLQQRAVVERMQCTLEAAAAAAAPAHAEAIRSVHAALHLRPHARLWLLLGNLHFFTQPRIAQHAYIMALECRAKSAAPWVHLGLLYMHRSHFALAEQAFVEAQTIAPETPAAWLGRALVLQHASTDHRAKTALFAHAATLAEGTLLEAGYGFARSIVDLGATVPLPTRKLQAPLLALAHVVQHAPHDASARHLAALLAERLGARRLAMRRISRANALLESEYEATEEAQTAFQYGIASVNHARMQLAEQRTADALEVFESAQALLADEEVHAKQDTAMVRTANALCDIGLAMCTYASDRTEGLAHMHAAMQTCTQTTTLGACASVLWARMAMQCGTAPAEIAAALDAALDAAPTDHVLIATRAALAAACGDHPAFVQVLHARVAAQGEALQLAMRKTRGAAELSMLHLCATFGVPEMLQHLENILLDDTYALEAVLLAAHTLARLAAGALLAHTQLPVLPQGNVAHVAHMVLEKVRAAQEDHLWASALATTALAELVLEKDESARDALHDTAPPHDTAPPHDTAPPHDTAPPPPRRAAHHAASAVHLAPWRADHWALLAAARS encoded by the exons atggccgGCGACAagcaagcactgcgcgaagtgcgcgcgctgatcCGGCAGGGCTCGTGGGATGCCGCCGAAAAGAATGT agctAACGTGTTTAGTCTTGTGTTCCACGGCCTGATCCAGCTGCACCGCGGCAACCTTGCAGAGTCCGAGGCGTCGTACACGCTGGCGACAGAAGTCGATCCCGATCAAACTCTTGCGTGGCAGGGCCTTGACAAGTTTTACACCACGCAGGCGCAGTGGCCTGCACTGTGCCGCGTCCTGACTCacttggcgcacgcacatGCGGGCGCGGGCGATGCCGCGATGCTGGGCGCTGTGCTggtgcgcatcgtcgatGTGCAAAAAGCGCACGGGTCCGCAGCCGAGTACGCgactgcgctgcttgccttTACGCCCTCCTCGCCGTTTtatgcgctgctcgcgcacctgCCCGTGCCCGACCAGACGAATCCGCACGCCAACGTGTCGTATGATGCGCAGATGtacatgcacgcgcgcgcacttccgcttgcgctcgagcttgtcTCGCTGCTGGAGAAACAGGACGCTGGCACGatcgaagcgcgcgtccAGCACGAGAAATCCACGCTCGCcggcgccaagctcggcatGTCGGTCTTGCGTGCGAATGCAGTCGCCGACGTACTCGAAGTCTCGCACCTGCCCATGCTCCTGGAGCACCTTCTCTCACTTCCGCAGGCGGACGAcaccgtgcgccgcaacgccGAAGCCAAGCTCCTGCGCCACTACCACCGGCTCTCCACGGCCGCGCCCCTCCACGGCCCCGCGGCGGACCTCCGTTTGAAAGAGGCGGCGTACACGCGGACGATGGaacttgcgcacggcatGGTGCTCCTGCAGATCCCCGATGAGCTTGCATGGCGAACGTGGCTGGAGTGGAACGACTGGACGCTCGAAACGCTGCCGTACCCCCTGCTCCTCCAGTACGTCGAGCTCTTTCCCAACgggccgcgcacgccgtcgtTCCGTGCGCTCTTGGGTCTCGTCCGCGATGCCGGCTATCTCGAACGCGTGCTCACGCGCGAGCAAGCGTCCGAGGAAGCGGACCTGCTCCAGCTTGCGGCCGAgggctttgcgcgcgcaaagtccTCACTCCTTTGTgagcgcattgcgctgctcttttACATGCTCGACAAAGACtatgcgctcgcgctcgacgtcGTGCAGGATGCACTCGCTGTCCTGGACGatatgcgcgcgtcgaccgggcgcgcatttccgcgcatcggcatcgAGATCGAGTCGCAGCTCGCGGTTGTCtacacgcacgccgcgccgcgcaagccaCGCGAAGCGGCAGGGCTTGTCCAGCACGTCTTGCGCCACGATCCACAGAACATGAATGCACTGCTATCCAATGCATACCTGCACAAggccgcgcacgagcacgaggccacgctgcgcgcttttgaggccacgctgcgcactgccaaagcgcaagccacggcggcggcgcatgcgcgcgatctcactgcgctgcgcctttcTCCCGACGCGGTGCAAGAGGCCGAGaccgagctcggcgcggcgctcctgGGCGCCGGCGacctcgacgccgcgcacaagcacatgctcgcgctgctcgacgcctACGACCAGCCCACCAACGTGttcggcgccgagcagcgcgccaaactGCACTttttgctcggcaaggtgTATTGGGCGATGaacgcgcgccaaagccaaGCGTACCACCACTTTGTCGtcgccgtgcagcgctcgcccCTGTTTGCCCCCGCATTcaccgcgctcggcgagtACTACGAAGCAGTGCAggacgctgtgcgcgcgtcgaAATGCTTCCAAAAAGCGTTCGAGATGGACGCGAGCGAgtacggcgcggcgcggcgcctggTCGAGcagtttgccgagcagcgtgcgtgggATGTAGTCGAGGTgattgcgcgccgcgtcgtcgaggccgagggcggcctcggcgtgctgaCAGGGCAGAGCCATGCCGTGCATCTCTCGCGCAATCCATGGGTCTGGAAGGCGATCGGCATggtcgaggcgcagcagcaccgccCCGAAAAAGCcgtccgcgcgctgcaagtcgcgctgcgcgcgagccCAGACGACACCGACGCGTGGGTTCGCATGGGCGAAGCGTACCTCGCGTTTGGACGCGCCACCGCAGCGCTCAAGACGTTTGGGCGCGCCTTGCAGATGCGTGGCGCGGAGGATACGGCGCACGCGTGGCACATTTTGTACAACGTCGCGATGGcccagcgtgcgctcggGCACTTTGACCGTGCGATTGCtatttttgcgcgcatcctcgcgcagcaccccGAGCAGAGCAGCGTGTGTGCGGTGCTTGCTGAgacgcgcatgctcgaggcgcggcgcttgggcaCGATGGGATACACGACCCggacgtgcgctgcgctgcactcgGCCCTGTgcgatgccgcgcgtgcgttgcAGCTGGATaagctgctgcgcaccgcctGGAAAGTAGCTGGGGATGCGTGCTTCTTCCTCTCCCAACTCGCTGGAGAAGGGAATGCGCGtgtggcgctgcgtgcgctgctccacaGCCTCGTGCTGCTCCAGGGCCAGCTCCACCTCGACGCACGCCTCCCCATCTCCGCCGTTTCTGTCGAGATGCTCGTGACGCCCATCCCCGCCGCGGACGACTGCAGTGCAGTGCACGTCGAGACGTatgcagcacacgcagtGCTCTTTTACAAGTACCTTGTCGTGGCCAACGCGCAAaacgtgcgcgccgcggcgctcgcctGGGCCGACCTCGCGGCCGGACTGCAGCGCTACGCATCGgtgctccagcagcgcgcggtggtggagcgcatgcagtGCACTCTCGAggctgccgccgctgccgccgcgcccgctCACGCCGAGGCGATCCGCAGtgtgcatgcagcgctccaTTTACGGCCCCACGCCCGCCTCTGGCTTCTCCTCGGCAACCTGCACTTTTTTACacagccgcgcatcgcacaGCATGCCTACATCATGGCGCTCGAGTGCCGCGCCAAGAGCGCCGCTCCCTGGGTCCATCTCGGCCTGCTCTACATGCACCGCTCTCattttgcgcttgccgagcaggcGTTTGTCGAGGCACAGACCATCGCCCCGGAGACGCCCGCGGCATGGCTTGGCCGGGCGctggtgctgcagcatgcatCCACCGACCATCGCGCCAAGACGGCGCTctttgcacacgccgcgacgctcgccGAAGGCACGCTGCTCGAAGCTGGGTAcggctttgcgcgcagcatcgttGACCTCGGCGCCACGGTGCCGCTGCccacgcgcaagctgcaggcgccgctgctggcgcttgcacacgtcgtacagcacgcgccgcacgacgcgTCCGCGCGGCACCTCGCTGCGTTGCTTgcggagcgcctcggcgcgcgacgcctcgcgatgcgccgcatatcgcgcgccaatgcgctgctcgagaGCGAGTACGAGGCGACGGAAGAAGCCCAAACAGCGTTCCAGTACGGCATCGCGAGCGTGAACCATGCGCGGATGCAGCTGGCAGAGCAGCGTACGGCGGATGCACTGGAAGTGTTTGAGAGCGCccaggcgctgctcgcagACGAGGAGGTGCATGCCAAGCAGGACACTGCGAtggtgcgcacggcgaatGCGCTGTGCGATATCGGGCTTGCGATGTGCACCTACGCGAGCGATCGCACCGAGGGATtggcgcacatgcacgcggcgatgcagacgtGCACCCAAACGACGACGCtcggtgcgtgtgcgtctGTTTTGTGGGCGCGCATGGCCATGCAGTGCGGCACGGCGCCTGCGGAGATTGCCGCCGCCCTCGATGCCGCCCTCGATGCCGCGCCCACGGACCATGTGCTgatcgcgacgcgcgcagcgctcgctgcagcgtgcggagACCATCCCGCCTTTGTCCAGGTGCTCCACGCGCGAGTCGCGGCACAAGgagaggcgctgcagcttgccatgcgcaagacacgcggcgctgctgagCTGAGCATGCTGCATCTCTGCGCGACGTTCGGCGTGCCGgaaatgctgcagcacctcgAAAACATTCTTCTTGACGATACGTACGCACTCGAAGCTGTcctgcttgccgcacacACGCTGGCACGCCTCGctgccggcgcgctccttgcACACACCCAGCTGCCTGTGCTGCCGCAAGGAAACGtcgcgcatgtcgcgcacatggtgctggaaaaggtgcGTGCCGCACAAGAGGACCATTTGTGGGCGTCGGCGCTCGCGACCACCGcccttgccgagctcgtgcttgaaaaagacgagagcgcgcgcgatgcattgcaCGACACGGCCCCGCCGCACGACACGGCCCCGCCGCACGACACGGCCCCGCCGCACGACACGGCCCCGCccccgccgcgccgcgccgcacaccacgcagcgagcgccgtgcacctcgcgccatggcgtgcCGACCATTGGGCCCTCTTGGCCGCCGCCCGTAGCTAG
- the ALG7 gene encoding UDP-N-acetylglucosamine--dolichyl-phosphatN-acetylglucosaminephosphotransferase (SECRETED:SignalP(1-25); TransMembrane:9 (n4-22c40/41o64-87i108-130o150-168i180-205o225-245i257-282o302-322i334-352o484-503i); BUSCO:EOG09262QS5; COG:G; EggNog:ENOG503NUTG), translating into MSWAYAALLVPCAAYMLALLAPSAADLLCAHASMACAAWGDAFLRRAAPVASVHAAIQYMDRALPALGVSLVLAVLGYGATYLAIAWSHRAFAAHGLCGRDLLKRTGAPVPESLGLPCAVIYLVLLLLFIPFRHFGCAASLYADHAQNLALYLSALLSMYSGALLGFVDDVLDIRWRFKLPIPLLSSIPMLMVYIAEGGATSVVVPAWPPVLRAFLRRTTLELGALYYVYMMLLAIFCTNCINILAGINGVEVGQALVIAVSVCINDLLYLDVPAVVQQAFFGRDVQVSLPLHNSVDLAARHLFSLHLLLPFIGTSAALLAWNRYPSRVFVGDTYCYFAGMVLVACGVLGHYSKTLLLFFLPQIANFLLSAPQLFHLVPCPRHRIPYLDAATGRLYPSCVVWEPRGMRGMLGGACIDMFVRMRLVCRVYDTHGKVLGVSNLTLLNAILVFCGARPGLASEATKRDDVALRVDALQGTVWLSERGLWYAMMGVQVAGSVLAFLVRYRLANAIFP; encoded by the coding sequence ATGTCCTGGGCCTacgccgcgcttctcgtgccgtgcgccgcgtacaTGCTTGCACTGCTCGCCCCGTCTGCCGCCGacttgctgtgcgcgcacgcgagcatggcatgcgccgcatgggGCGACGCGttcttgcgccgcgccgcgccagtGGCTAgcgtgcacgccgcgatCCAGTACATGGACCGTGCGCTTCCTGCGCTGGGCGTTTCGCTCGTGCTTGCGGTGCTTGGGTACGGCGCAACCTACCTTGCGATTGCATGGTCGCACCGCGCAtttgccgcgcacggcctgTGCGGCCGCGATCTGCTGAAGCGCACCGGCGCGCCGGTCCCCGAGTCTTTGGGGTTACCGTGCGCGGTAATCTACCTCGTCTTGCTCCTCTTGTTCATTCCTTTCCGCCACTTCGGGTGTGCTGCGTCGCTGTATGCGGACCACGCGCAGAACCTCGCGCTGTACCTATCTGCCCTGCTCTCCATGTACTCGGGCGCCTTGCTTGGGTTTGTTGACGACGTGCTGGATATCCGATGGCGGTTCAAGCTGCCGATCCCGCTGCTCTCGAGCATCCCGATGCTCATGGTCTACATTGCCGAAGGCGGTGCGACCAGCGTCGTCGTACCTGCATGGCCGCCCGTGCTCCGCGcattcctgcgccgcaccacgctcgagctcggcgcgctgtacTATGTATACATGATGCTGCTGGCCATCTTTTGTACCAACTGCATCAATATCCTCGCGGGCATCAACGGTGTCGAGGTGGGCCAGGCGCTGGTGATTGCAGTGAGTGTGTGCATCAACGATCTGCTGTACCTCGACGTGCCGGCGGTGGTGCAGCAGGCCTTTTTTGGGCGAGATGTGCAGGTTTCGCTCCCGCTGCACAACAGCGTAgacctcgccgcgcgccatctATTCAGTCTGCACCTGCTCCTCCCGTTTATCggcacgagcgccgcactgtTGGCCTGGAATCGCTACCCATCGCGCGTGTTTGTGGGGGATACGTACTGCTACTTTGCCGGGATGGTGCTGGTGGcctgcggcgtgcttggccaCTACTCCAAAACCCTGCTCCTCTTTTTCCTCCCGCAAATCGCCAACTTTTTGctgagcgcgccgcagctgtTTCACTTGGTGCCGTGCCCGCGGCATCGGATCCCGTACCTCGATGCCGCCACGGGACGCCTCTATCCGTCGTGCGTGGTCTGGGagccgcgcggcatgcgcggcatgctGGGGGGCGCTTGCATAGACATGTTTGTGCGCATGCGTTTGGTGTGCCGCGTCTACGATACCCACGGCAAGGTGCTCGGTGTGTCCAACCTGACCTTGCTGAATGCCATCCTTGttttttgcggcgcacggccggGACTGGCTTCGGAGGCTACAAAACGAGACGacgtggcgctgcgtgtggatgcactgcaggGCACCGTGTGGCTCTCCGAGCGCGGGTTGTGGTACGCTATGATGGGCGTGCAGGTCGCCGGGTCAGTGCTCGCATTTCTCGTACGCTACAGACTTGCCAACGCCATCTTTCCTTAG
- the HAM1 gene encoding adenylate kinase (COG:F; EggNog:ENOG503P1W0; BUSCO:EOG09264YHS) produces MVREITFVTGNANKLREVQQILNASGDAQWTLTSRELDVSEVQGTTQQVALAKCRSAALQLQGPCLTEDTALLFHGMRGLPGPYIKDFLKGLGLHGLNKMLQGFEDKSATALCTFAFSHGPGHEPVLFEGATQGTIVPPRGETQFGWDPIFEAAESGKTFAEMDGAEKNAVCCHVAHYRFRTAPAR; encoded by the coding sequence ATGGTGCGCGAAATTACGTTTGTGACGGGGAACGCGAACAAACTGCGCGAGGTGCAGCAGATCCTCAACGCGTCCGGCGATGCACAGTGGACGCTCACGTCTCGCGAGCTCGATGTGTCCGAAGTGCAAGGCACGACGCAGCAAGTCGCACTGGCcaagtgccgcagcgccgcgcttcaGCTGCAAGGCCCATGCCTCACCGAGGACACCGCGCTGCTGTTCCACGGGATGCGTGGCCTTCCCGGCCCCTACATCAAGGATTTCCTCAAAGGGCTTGGCCTCCATGGCCTGAACAAGATGCTGCAAGGATTCGAGGAcaagagcgcgacggcgctgtgcacctTTGCCTTCTCGCACGGCCCAGGCCACGAGCCGGTACTGTTCGAAGGCGCAACGCAAGGCACGattgtgccgccgcgcggcgagacGCAATTTGGGTGGGACCCGATATTTGAGGCGGCCGAGTCGGGCAAGAcgtttgccgagatggACGGCGCGGAAAAGAATGCGGTTTGTTGCCATGTTGCTCACTATAGATTTCGCAccgcgcccgcgcgctAG
- a CDS encoding tRNA(Thr) (cytosine(32)-N(3))-methyltransferase (BUSCO:EOG09263IT0; EggNog:ENOG503NUGD; COG:S), protein MHARTHTGDGAKATSSVMPVQREDVCGAPPTDTHTHMSADHTTGARTLGSADDVWQFNAWYVCPLSHSRDHVEPPPEHRAQVQTLLARQAEARVSDTDAHAYHEDPAKYWDTFYARHENRFFKDRKWLHLEFPELLAATKRDAPPTTILEVGCGAGNTVFPLLRVNENPGLRLIACDYAPQAVHVIRSHPLYTSPSRIGTCEAHVWDLSAKSKNGSLLHLPPGVEPGQVDIIVLIFVLSALHPDEWAAAADNVYQMLRPRTGIVLLRDYGRHDLPQLRFKKNRLLQDNFYVRGDGTRVYFFEADELYRMFDAAPKTSPHQHAHFQTLQMAVDRRLLVNRKERKQMYRVWLQAKLQKQ, encoded by the coding sequence atgcacgcgcgcacgcataCGGGCGACGGTGCAAAAGCGACATCCTCTGTGATGCCCGTCCAGCGTGAAGATGTGTGTGGCGCGCCCCCAACCgacacacacacacacatGTCCGCAGACCACACCACAGGCGCCCGCACACTCGGATCCGCCGATGACGTATGGCAGTTCAATGCATGGTACGTATGCCCGCTTTCTCACTCCAGGGATCACGTCGAGCCGCCGCCCGAGCACCGTGCGCAGGTACAGACTCTCCTTGCAAGGCaggccgaggcgcgtgTGAGCGACACGGATGCACACGCCTACCACGAGGACCCAGCCAAGTACTGGGATACTTTTTACGCGCGCCACGAAAACCGTTTCTTCAAGGACCGCAAGTGGCTGCATCTCGAGTTTCCCGAACTGCTAGCCGCGACCAAGCGAGATGCACCGCCAACGACGATTCTTGAAGTGGGATGCGGGGCAGGCAACACCGTCTTCCCGTTGCTGCGTGTGAATGAAAATCCGGGGTTGAGGCTGATTGCGTGCGACTATGCACCGCAGGCAGTCCACGTCATCCGCTCGCATCCTCTTTATACCTCTCCATCGCGAATCGGGACGTGCGAAGCGCATGTATGGGATTTGAGCGCGAAAAGTAAAAACGGCTCGTTATTGCACCTTCCCCCCGGCGTCGAGCCCGGGCAAGTTGATATTATCGTGCTCATTTTTGTCCTCTCTGCACTGCACCCCGACGAATGGGCCGCAGCGGCAGATAATGTATATCAGATGCTACGTCCCCGCACCGGCATTGTCCTACTGCGCGACTACGGCCGGCACGATCTCCCTCAGCTGCGCTTCAAAAAGAACAGGCTCTTACAAGACAATTTCTacgtgcgcggcgacggcACGCGTGTCTACTTTTTCGAGGCCGACGAGCTCTACCGCATGTttgacgctgcgcccaAGACGTCACCCCATCAGCACGCCCACTTTCAGACGCTGCAAATGGCCGTGGATCGTCGTTTGCTGGTGAACCGCAAGGAACGGAAGCAAATGTACCGCGTATGGCTGCAGGCAAAATTGCAAAAACAGTAG
- the SPT8 gene encoding Transcription factor spt8 (BUSCO:EOG092614UB; COG:S; EggNog:ENOG503NUEF), which yields MDCDATEDVVMTEASASAVPAPSTLDAYIDAVRHRGTLFAPPASKRKTQKGYLIDPVGAAPQATQVHDMALVQDASILLCGGSDGYVRWYDLCASMNGKNMLTQNLRNSFVEGVTKGGVLTTWWGNVHLAPGDTLTRTDAPLSAVHSLVCERDALWALGGGAAGNINLWGLRQGAGAVRHVFRKHTAAVSALALSDTETQLVSGGWDRGVYQWDLHTGQVVRAFDGHAGQISNIAFRPLYGPSSLVEAHQRADSKEDASDAELEAELEAELLDVDRDGDADIAVRDAGEDAEGEEDVETEENIDDDDDDGSNSGDGDSLFGGQDESVHETAGDGDSADASGDSDADADVDADADVDADVDADVDADVDADVDADVDADGEADLFDGTAKEEESDDVPLSQAAPTNPTILLPGQRSSHPPSNESKPYAPTSPPKTHVRQLPKPMFGSMMSSWQYDADISRFSNDIMLTSTLSGQVLLWDRRVDTKQGVRALQLPPGTPPWCARATWNHAGDKIYVGRRNETVDEWDVRMLPDTSRVSSEPAVTTMPKERAPRFVRSLRLPARSGAVSAVAVMPNDRHIVCGSFDNVRLWDTQALPNAEIPFKIVAGHHGGTISQMLIDKCARLLLTSSGDRGWSASSTETVLMHDIIGL from the coding sequence ATGGACTGCGACGCGACGGAGGATGTGGTTATGACGGAAGCGTCCGCATCCGCCGTGCCAGCGCCATCGACACTGGACGCATACATAGACGCAGTGCGCCACCGCGGAACCctgtttgcgccgcccgcctcgaagcgcaagacgcaAAAGGGGTATTTGATTGACCccgtcggcgcggcgccgcaggcgaCGCAAGTCCACGATATGGCGCTCGTGCAAGACGCGAGTATTTTGCTGTGCGGCGGTAGTGATGGCTACGTTCGCTGGTACGACTTGTGTGCAAGCATGAATGGAAAGAATATGCTCACGCAAAATCTGCGCAACTCGTTTGTCGAAGGTGTAACAAAAGGCGGCGTGCTCACAACATGGTGGGGAAATGTGCACCTTGCGCCAGGTGATACACTCACACGcacggatgcgccgctcagtGCAGTGCACAGTCTCGtgtgcgagcgcgacgcccTCTGGGCacttggcggcggcgcagcagggAATATCAACTTGTGGGGCCTGCGGCagggcgcaggcgctgtgcgccatGTATTCCGCAAGCACACTGCGGCTGTATCTGCATTGGCGCTATCTGATACAGAGACGCAGCTTGTGAGCGGCGGTTGGGACCGCGGCGTATACCAATGGGATCTGCATACGGGCCAAGTCGTGCGTGCTTTTGACGGACACGCCGGGCAGATCTCCAATATCGCGTTTCGGCCTTTGTACGGCCCAAGCTCTTTGGTCGAGGCGCACCAACGCGCGGATAGCAAGGAAGATGCATCGgatgccgagctcgaggctGAGCTTGAGGCCGAGTTGCTCGATGTGGACAGAGACGGCGACGCGGACATTGCAGTGCGCGATGCCGGGGAAGATGCCGAGGGCGAAGAGGACGTTGAGACTGAAGAGAACATtgacgatgacgacgatgaTGGCTCCAATTCGGGTGACGGCGACTCGCTCTTTGGGGGACAGGACGAATCGGTGCACGAGACCGccggcgacggcgactCTGCAGATGCGAGTGGCGACTCGGATGCAGATGCGGATGTGGATGCGGATGCAGATGTGGATGCGGATGTGGATGCAGATGTGGATGCAGATGTGGATGCAGATGTGGATGCAGATGTGGATGCGGACGGAGAGGCAGACCTGTTTGACGGTACAGCGAAAGAAGAGGAGAGCGACGACGTGCCGCTTTCGCAAGCCGCACCAACGAATCCCACCATTTTATTGCCTGGACAGCGCTCGAGCCATCCGCCAAGCAACGAAAGCAAACCATATGCGCCTACCTCCCCGCCCAAAACCCACGTCCGCCAGCTGCCAAAGCCCATGTTTGGCTCGATGATGTCCTCGTGGCAGTACGACGCCGATATTTCGCGCTTCAGCAACGATATCATGCTCACAAGCACGCTTTCTGGCCAGGTCCTCCTCTGGGACCGGCGCGTCGATACCAAGCagggcgtgcgtgcattgcagctTCCTCCCGGCACACCTCCGTGGTGTGCCCGCGCCACATGGAACCATGCAGGCGACAAGATCTACGTAGGCCGGCGGAATGAGACGGTGGACGAGTGGGACGTGCGTATGCTGCCGGATACGTCGCGAGTGAGCAGCGAGCCTGCTGTTACGACAATGCccaaagagcgcgcgccgcgctttgtcCGCAGCTTGCGGCTTCCTGcgcggagcggcgcggtgaGTGCGGTTGCCGTGATGCCGAACGACCGCCATATCGTCTGTGGCTCTTTTGACAATGTGCGCTTATGGGATACGCAAGCGCTGCCCAACGCCGAGATTCCGTTCAAGATTGTCGCGGGCCATCACGGCGGCACGATATCCCAAATGCTGATCGACAAGTGTGCGCGGCTGCTCCTCACAAGCTCTGGCGATCGTGGCTGGTCGGCATCGAGTACCGAGACCGTGCTGATGCATGATATTATAGGTCTATAG
- a CDS encoding uncharacterized protein (COG:O; TransMembrane:3 (n6-14c19/20o218-240i252-272o278-295i); EggNog:ENOG503NWUX; SECRETED:SignalP(1-21)), giving the protein MQLRRALGSALVLLCTVYAASYDITDARLSVSSFDGAVRLSKTYANKAQAAKDRAMVTMAPDDVVKLTFSVTSSDNGKKLDVERFPEQVFVALENLDSSAGQVHVWPLKMRTATVSSSWSVRVDRLPQHVKEMLANAGDAATYSVSLMLGGFAPSTKKELDADVITLMQLRFEQGMFAKYAHTRPSARALAEEAKGFHPWPARHHTFATEPWKTMPPAIVSLVIAIAIFCGPWFLLLSLWSSVMPGMNRLSWEGATLGTSIAALEVLAVVYWVGLSPFYVFPAASILAVFARISSKHAIQRAGPSP; this is encoded by the coding sequence atgcagctgcgccgcgcgcttggatcgGCGCTCGTGCTGCTGTGCACTGTGTATGCCGCATCCTATGATATCACAGACGCACGGCTTTCTGTATCCTCGTTCgatggcgccgtgcgcctgAGCAAGACATACGCAAATAAAGCCCAGGCCGCTAAAGATCGCGCGATGGTGACCATGGCGCCGGACGATGTGGTAAAGCTTACTTTCAGCGTCACGTCCTCTGATAACGGCAAGAAGCTCGACGTGGAGCGTTTTCCCGAGCAAGTATttgtcgcgctggaaaacCTGGATTCCTCAGCGGGACAAGTGCATGTATGGCCGCTCAAGATGCGCACCGCCACCGTGAGCTCGTCGTGGAGTGTGCGCGTGGACAGGTTGCCTCAACACGTGAAGGAAATGCTGGCTAATGCTGGCGACGCGGCGACGTACAGCGTCTCGCTCATGCTTGGCGGAttcgcgccgagcacgaaAAAAGAGCTCGATGCCGACGTGATTACATTGATGCAGTTGCGTTTCGAGCAGGGCATGTTTGCTAAGTATGCACATACGcgtccaagcgcgcgcgcgcttgccgaaGAGGCAAAAGGATTTCATCCGTGGCCTGCGAGGCACCATACGTTTGCAACAGAGCCGTGGAAGACGATGCCCCCTGCGATAGTGAGCCTTGTGATTGCTATTGCCATCTTTTGTGGCCCTTGGTTCTTGCTGCTCTCGCTTTGGTCGTCTGTCATGCCGGGAATGAACCGACTTTCATGGGAGGGCGCGACGCTAGGCACAagcatcgctgcgctcgaggtCCTCGCTGTTGTGTACTGGGTAGGCCTCTCCCCCTTTTACGTGTTTCCCGCTGCTAGTATCTTGGCCgtgtttgcgcgcatcagCAGCAAGCACGCGATCCAACGCGCCGGACCGTCCCCATAG